In Vanacampus margaritifer isolate UIUO_Vmar chromosome 18, RoL_Vmar_1.0, whole genome shotgun sequence, a genomic segment contains:
- the tectb gene encoding beta-tectorin isoform X2 — translation MIIVLLLAILPVVRTCVPQKADYVMVSCFPNTIIANVPECPYGWEMEQLSLGGVCATGVHTSGYYRFIIPDLTPKNHSYCGTQSEYIPGKDARYVFFNSVVSNDTLLTLRNQPVNYTFSCVYRATYLVNNAVFSQRVATVYVSNGTSGSFMSQLSMGVFTNAKFLYAKEAPYVIDTSELGSEVFIGVEAKGLSGRFRVVIENCWATPTPYSTDRRRWSLIINSCPSDDTVNIFENAKDSRSTFKFNSFRFRGQEKVSTVWLHCEIPCPARRLASKTEPRGGILTAEIYIKAHGSSSKGHIIGASLPLLPLILITASRYVYTTNQ, via the exons ATGATCATCGTTTTGCTACTTGCCATACTTCCTGTGGTGCGGACCTGTGTCCCCCAGAAAGCAG ATTACGTGATGGTGTCGTGCTTCCCCAACACCATTATTGCCAACGTGCCCGAGTGTCCGTACGGCTGGGAGATGGAGCAGCTCTCCCTGGGTGGCGTGTGCGCTACAGGCGTGCATACCTCCGGTTACTACCGTTTCATCATCCCCGACCTGACGCCCAAGAACCACTCGTACTGCGGCACCCAGTCCGAG TACATACCCGGCAAAGACGCCCGCTACGTCTTCTTCAACTCGGTGGTATCAAACGACACGTTGCTGACCCTCAGGAACCAGCCGGTCAACTACACCTTCAGCTGTGTGTACCGTGCCACCTACCTGGTCAACAACGCCGTCTTCAGCCAGAG AGTGGCCACCGTCTACGTCAGCAACGGTACTTCGGGCTCTTTTATGTCACAGCTGTCCATGGGCGTGTTCACG AATGCTAAGTTCCTGTACGCCAAAGAGGCGCCGTACGTCATCGACACCTCCGAACTCGGCTCGGAGGTCTTCATTGGTGTGGAGGCCAAAGGGCTCAGCGGACGCTTCCGTGTGGTCATAGAAAACTGTTGGGCCACGCCAACGCCCTACTCCACAGACAGGAGGAGGTGGAGCCTCATTATCAACAG CTGCCCATCCGATGACACAGTGAACATTTTCGAGAACGCCAAAGATAGCCGCTCCACTTTCAAGTTCAACTCATTCCGCTTCCGCGGCCAGGAGAAGGTGTCCACCGTGTGGCTCCACTGCGAG ATTCCGTGTCCAGCCAGGAGACTGGCATCGAAAACGGAGCCACGTGGTGGCATCCTGACTGCTGAAATTTACATCAAAG CTCATGGATCCTCCAGTAAGGGACACATCATAG
- the tectb gene encoding beta-tectorin isoform X1 yields MIIVLLLAILPVVRTCVPQKADYVMVSCFPNTIIANVPECPYGWEMEQLSLGGVCATGVHTSGYYRFIIPDLTPKNHSYCGTQSEYIPGKDARYVFFNSVVSNDTLLTLRNQPVNYTFSCVYRATYLVNNAVFSQRVATVYVSNGTSGSFMSQLSMGVFTNAKFLYAKEAPYVIDTSELGSEVFIGVEAKGLSGRFRVVIENCWATPTPYSTDRRRWSLIINSCPSDDTVNIFENAKDSRSTFKFNSFRFRGQEKVSTVWLHCEVSVCDSERLVCQPIPCPARRLASKTEPRGGILTAEIYIKAHGSSSKGHIIGASLPLLPLILITASRYVYTTNQ; encoded by the exons ATGATCATCGTTTTGCTACTTGCCATACTTCCTGTGGTGCGGACCTGTGTCCCCCAGAAAGCAG ATTACGTGATGGTGTCGTGCTTCCCCAACACCATTATTGCCAACGTGCCCGAGTGTCCGTACGGCTGGGAGATGGAGCAGCTCTCCCTGGGTGGCGTGTGCGCTACAGGCGTGCATACCTCCGGTTACTACCGTTTCATCATCCCCGACCTGACGCCCAAGAACCACTCGTACTGCGGCACCCAGTCCGAG TACATACCCGGCAAAGACGCCCGCTACGTCTTCTTCAACTCGGTGGTATCAAACGACACGTTGCTGACCCTCAGGAACCAGCCGGTCAACTACACCTTCAGCTGTGTGTACCGTGCCACCTACCTGGTCAACAACGCCGTCTTCAGCCAGAG AGTGGCCACCGTCTACGTCAGCAACGGTACTTCGGGCTCTTTTATGTCACAGCTGTCCATGGGCGTGTTCACG AATGCTAAGTTCCTGTACGCCAAAGAGGCGCCGTACGTCATCGACACCTCCGAACTCGGCTCGGAGGTCTTCATTGGTGTGGAGGCCAAAGGGCTCAGCGGACGCTTCCGTGTGGTCATAGAAAACTGTTGGGCCACGCCAACGCCCTACTCCACAGACAGGAGGAGGTGGAGCCTCATTATCAACAG CTGCCCATCCGATGACACAGTGAACATTTTCGAGAACGCCAAAGATAGCCGCTCCACTTTCAAGTTCAACTCATTCCGCTTCCGCGGCCAGGAGAAGGTGTCCACCGTGTGGCTCCACTGCGAGGTATCCGTGTGCGACAGCGAACGGCTCGTCTGCCAGCCC ATTCCGTGTCCAGCCAGGAGACTGGCATCGAAAACGGAGCCACGTGGTGGCATCCTGACTGCTGAAATTTACATCAAAG CTCATGGATCCTCCAGTAAGGGACACATCATAG
- the LOC144037985 gene encoding plexin domain-containing protein 1-like isoform X3, with amino-acid sequence MQLGGLLLVCLLQAQLGTRWTRGENRTPPERSVLTRTSPQRLRGARSAPSPPQGGRLDITFLPDNMSHIVEDSQRYYSWQSFGPDDGRTQDLWIDLDSLHTSQVRIHGILSNAHRQAARVALSFDFPFYGHYLRQIIVATGGFIFMGEITHRMLTATQYIAPLMANFDPSFSINSTVRYSDNGHLFVVQWDKVRLKDREAEGAFTFQAALHRNGTVVFNYREVPVPVERINSTEHPVKVGMSDAFMANLPSAHIADAKQRTIYEYHRVEINTTTIVSGSAFEFTPLPTCLQHTSCDLCLGSNLTSGCGWCNTLQRCSDGIDRLRQEWLDYNCPEEAEGACEDYYPQSPEESTLSSSSYSSAAPTSSSAKFRDDVVTGEPPEHTRMTENAAILS; translated from the exons ATGCAGCTCGGCGGGCTTCTCCTCGTCTGTCTCCTCCAGGCTCAGCTGGGGACCCGGTGGACTCGCGGAG AGAATAGAACCCCTCCAGAGAGGTCCGTCTTGACGAGGACCAGCCCCCAGCGGCTGAGAGGCGCCCGCAGCGCGCCGTCGCCGCCGCAGGGCGGGAGATTGGACATCACTTTCCTGCCTGACAACATGAGCCATATAGTG GAGGACTCGCAGCGCTACTACAGCTGGCAAAGTTTCGGCCCGGACGACGGGCGCACCCAAGACTTGTGGATAGACCTCGACTCGTTGCACACGAGCCAAGTCCGAATCCATGGCATCCTGTCCAACGCGCACCGGCAGGCGGCG AGGGTGGCACTTTCCTTTGACTTCCCATTTTATGGACACTACTTAAGACAAATCATCGTTGCGACTGGTG GTTTCATCTTCATGGGGGAGATTACCCACCGCATGCTGACTGCCACCCAGTACATCGCCCCCCTCATGGCCAACTTTGACCCCAGTTTCTCCATAAACTCCACCGTCAGGTATTCAGATAACG GTCATCTGTTTGTGGTCCAGTGGGACAAAGTGCGATTAAAGGACCGAGAGGCAGAGGGAGCTTTTACCTTCCAGGCGGCGCTGCACAGAAACGGAACCGTGGTGTTTAACTACAGAGAG GTGCCGGTGCCGGTTGAGAGGATTAACTCCACAGAGCATCCGGTAAAAGTGGGAATGTCCGACGCGTTCATGGCGAACCTCCCGTCAGCGCATATCGCAG ATGCAAAGCAGAGGACCATCTATGAGTATCACCGCGTTGAGATCAACACCACCACGATCGTCAGCGGATCGGCATTTGAGTTCACGCCGCTGCCCA CTTGTCTTCAACACACGTCCTGTGATCTCTGCTTGGGGTCCAACCTGACGAGTGGATGCGGGTGGTGCAATACGCTTCAAAG ATGCTCAGATGGAATCGACCGTCTTCGACAAGAGTGGCTGGATTACAACTGTCCCGAAGAG GCTGAAGGTGCGTGCGAGGACTACTACCCGCAGTCGCCTGAGGAATCGACACTCTCGTCCTCCTCATACTCATCAGCTGCTCCGACGTCATCTTCGGCCAAGTTCCGCGATGACGTGGTCACCGGGG AGCCTCCAGAGCACACAAGGATGACTGAGAATGCGGCCATTCTCTCTTAA
- the LOC144037994 gene encoding dickkopf-related protein 3-like isoform X2: MLPSVWMASLCLCFARAEAHIWAWMLNMPHSPPKDRALEPRDVAPPARLSTSACEHDRACGRGFSCDRHFGLCVPLRGEGHYCRRDAQCVRGLSCMFGKCHRSIPNGQEGARCKVDRDCGASMCCARHHGERVCKRRLTRGDGCYVPDGGLAFSINQICPCDEGLLCRENVAPRRRE; this comes from the exons ATGTTGCCCAGCGTGTGGATGGCGAGTCTGTGTTTGTGCTTCGCACGGGCCGAGGCGCACATTTGGGCATGGATGCTAAACATGCCGCACAGCCCCCCCAAAGACAGGGCCTTGGAGCCGCGGGACGTCGCACCCCCTGCCAGACTCTCCACG TCGGCGTGCGAGCACGATCGGGCCTGTGGCCGAGGTTTCTCCTGCGACCGCCACTTCGGCCTGTGCGTGCCCCTCCGCGGGGAGGGGCACTACTGCCGCAGGGACGCCCAGTGCGTGAGGGGCCTCAGCTGCATGTTCGGGAAGTGCCATCGTAGCATTCCCAACGGGCAAGAGG GCGCCCGATGCAAGGTGGACCGGGACTGCGGGGCGTCAATGTGTTGCGCCCGCCACCACGGCGAGCGCGTTTGCAAGCGCCGGCTGACGCGCGGCGACGGCTGCTACGTCCCCGACGGCGGCCTGGCGTTCAGCATCAACCAGATCTGCCCGTGCGACGAGGGGCTGCTGTGTCGGGAGAACGTCGCCCCGCGCAGGAGAGAGTGA
- the LOC144037985 gene encoding plexin domain-containing protein 1-like isoform X2 — protein sequence MQLGGLLLVCLLQAQLGTRWTRGENRTPPERSVLTRTSPQRLRGARSAPSPPQGGRLDITFLPDNMSHIVDSQRYYSWQSFGPDDGRTQDLWIDLDSLHTSQVRIHGILSNAHRQAARVALSFDFPFYGHYLRQIIVATGGFIFMGEITHRMLTATQYIAPLMANFDPSFSINSTVRYSDNGHLFVVQWDKVRLKDREAEGAFTFQAALHRNGTVVFNYREVPVPVERINSTEHPVKVGMSDAFMANLPSAHIADAKQRTIYEYHRVEINTTTIVSGSAFEFTPLPTCLQHTSCDLCLGSNLTSGCGWCNTLQRCSDGIDRLRQEWLDYNCPEEAEGACEDYYPQSPEESTLSSSSYSSAAPTSSSAKFRDDVVTGEPPEHTRMTENAAIIAGVVGALVLVVALTLLAVYYINTHPTLAPPFYLMQRRSNNYWPAMKFRNQDCPSGYGEVELTGHEKEGFIEAEQCC from the exons ATGCAGCTCGGCGGGCTTCTCCTCGTCTGTCTCCTCCAGGCTCAGCTGGGGACCCGGTGGACTCGCGGAG AGAATAGAACCCCTCCAGAGAGGTCCGTCTTGACGAGGACCAGCCCCCAGCGGCTGAGAGGCGCCCGCAGCGCGCCGTCGCCGCCGCAGGGCGGGAGATTGGACATCACTTTCCTGCCTGACAACATGAGCCATATAGTG GACTCGCAGCGCTACTACAGCTGGCAAAGTTTCGGCCCGGACGACGGGCGCACCCAAGACTTGTGGATAGACCTCGACTCGTTGCACACGAGCCAAGTCCGAATCCATGGCATCCTGTCCAACGCGCACCGGCAGGCGGCG AGGGTGGCACTTTCCTTTGACTTCCCATTTTATGGACACTACTTAAGACAAATCATCGTTGCGACTGGTG GTTTCATCTTCATGGGGGAGATTACCCACCGCATGCTGACTGCCACCCAGTACATCGCCCCCCTCATGGCCAACTTTGACCCCAGTTTCTCCATAAACTCCACCGTCAGGTATTCAGATAACG GTCATCTGTTTGTGGTCCAGTGGGACAAAGTGCGATTAAAGGACCGAGAGGCAGAGGGAGCTTTTACCTTCCAGGCGGCGCTGCACAGAAACGGAACCGTGGTGTTTAACTACAGAGAG GTGCCGGTGCCGGTTGAGAGGATTAACTCCACAGAGCATCCGGTAAAAGTGGGAATGTCCGACGCGTTCATGGCGAACCTCCCGTCAGCGCATATCGCAG ATGCAAAGCAGAGGACCATCTATGAGTATCACCGCGTTGAGATCAACACCACCACGATCGTCAGCGGATCGGCATTTGAGTTCACGCCGCTGCCCA CTTGTCTTCAACACACGTCCTGTGATCTCTGCTTGGGGTCCAACCTGACGAGTGGATGCGGGTGGTGCAATACGCTTCAAAG ATGCTCAGATGGAATCGACCGTCTTCGACAAGAGTGGCTGGATTACAACTGTCCCGAAGAG GCTGAAGGTGCGTGCGAGGACTACTACCCGCAGTCGCCTGAGGAATCGACACTCTCGTCCTCCTCATACTCATCAGCTGCTCCGACGTCATCTTCGGCCAAGTTCCGCGATGACGTGGTCACCGGGG AGCCTCCAGAGCACACAAGGATGACTGAGAATGCGGCCATCATCGCCGGTGTGGTTGGGGCTCTAGTGCTGGTGGTGGCGTTGACCTTGCTGGCTGTTTACTACATTAACACGCACCCCACGTTGGCACCGCCCTTCTACCTCATGCAG CGACGGAGCAACAACTACTGGCCCGCCATGAAGTTCCGCAACCAGGACTGCCCGTCGGGCTACGGCGAGGTGGAACTCACGGGTCACGAGAAAGAAGGTTTCATCGAGGCGGAACAATGCTGCTGA
- the LOC144037993 gene encoding LIM and SH3 domain protein 1-like isoform X1, whose amino-acid sequence MNPPCGRCTKPVYPTEKINCLDKYWHKGCFSCDVCKMTLSMSNYKGFNKRPYCSMHYPKTSFTTVADTPENLRLKHQTMLNSQALYKEEFEKNKGKGFSVVVDTPEMQRLKKTQEQISDIKYHEDFERSKIRSDAPPPENRQEEPTSQELNNQADNQIPVPPSGVRKRYQAMYSYTAAEADEVSLKEGDFIDDVEFIDEGWLFGSNQRTGQRGMLPANYVRPV is encoded by the exons ATGAATCCGCCGTGTGGGAGATGCACGAAACCGGTTTACCCCACGGAAAAAATCAACTGCCTCGATAAG tACTGGCACAAAGGCTGTTTCAGCTGCGATGTGTGCAAGATGACGCTGAGCATGAGCAACTACAAAGGTTTCAACAAGAGGCCTTACTGCAGCAT GCACTACCCCAAAACCTCCTTCACCACTGTGGCCGACACCCCCGAGAACCTGCGCCTCAAGCATCAGACCATGCTCAACAGCCAG GCCCTTTACAAGGAGGAATTTGAGAAGAACAAGGGCAAAGGTTTCAGCGTGGTGGTGGACACGCCGGAGATGCAGAGACTGAAGAAGACCCAAGAGCAAATCAGTGAC ATCAAGTACCACGAAGACTTCGAGCGAAGCAAAATACGCAGTGACGCGCCGCCCCCAGAAAACAGGCAAG AAGAACCGACGAGTCAGGAGTTAAACAACCAAGCAGACAACCAGATTCCTGTGCCGCCATCTGGCGTTCGG AAGCGCTACCAAGCCATGTACAGCTACACGGCAGCGGAGGCGGATGAAGTCTCCCTGAAGGAGGGCGACTTCATCGACGACGTGGAATTCATCGACGAGGGCTGGCTGTTTGGCAGCAATCAGCGCACGGGCCAGCGGGGAATGCTGCCCGCCAACTACGTGCGGCCTGTGTGA
- the LOC144037994 gene encoding dickkopf-related protein 3-like isoform X1: MLPSVWMASLCLCFARAEAHIWAWMLNMPHSPPKDRALEPRDVAPPARLSTSACEHDRACGRGFSCDRHFGLCVPLRGEGHYCRRDAQCVRGLSCMFGKCHRSIPNGQEGARCKVDRDCGASMCCARHHGERVCKRRLTRGDGCYVPDGGLAFSINQICPCDEGLLCRENVAPRRRERDFIYQTEHTSWTCQVPKP; this comes from the exons ATGTTGCCCAGCGTGTGGATGGCGAGTCTGTGTTTGTGCTTCGCACGGGCCGAGGCGCACATTTGGGCATGGATGCTAAACATGCCGCACAGCCCCCCCAAAGACAGGGCCTTGGAGCCGCGGGACGTCGCACCCCCTGCCAGACTCTCCACG TCGGCGTGCGAGCACGATCGGGCCTGTGGCCGAGGTTTCTCCTGCGACCGCCACTTCGGCCTGTGCGTGCCCCTCCGCGGGGAGGGGCACTACTGCCGCAGGGACGCCCAGTGCGTGAGGGGCCTCAGCTGCATGTTCGGGAAGTGCCATCGTAGCATTCCCAACGGGCAAGAGG GCGCCCGATGCAAGGTGGACCGGGACTGCGGGGCGTCAATGTGTTGCGCCCGCCACCACGGCGAGCGCGTTTGCAAGCGCCGGCTGACGCGCGGCGACGGCTGCTACGTCCCCGACGGCGGCCTGGCGTTCAGCATCAACCAGATCTGCCCGTGCGACGAGGGGCTGCTGTGTCGGGAGAACGTCGCCCCGCGCAGGAGAGA GAGGGATTTTATTTACCAGACGGAGCACACAAGCTGGACATGCCAAGTGCCCAAACCCTAA
- the LOC144037985 gene encoding plexin domain-containing protein 1-like isoform X1, translating into MQLGGLLLVCLLQAQLGTRWTRGENRTPPERSVLTRTSPQRLRGARSAPSPPQGGRLDITFLPDNMSHIVEDSQRYYSWQSFGPDDGRTQDLWIDLDSLHTSQVRIHGILSNAHRQAARVALSFDFPFYGHYLRQIIVATGGFIFMGEITHRMLTATQYIAPLMANFDPSFSINSTVRYSDNGHLFVVQWDKVRLKDREAEGAFTFQAALHRNGTVVFNYREVPVPVERINSTEHPVKVGMSDAFMANLPSAHIADAKQRTIYEYHRVEINTTTIVSGSAFEFTPLPTCLQHTSCDLCLGSNLTSGCGWCNTLQRCSDGIDRLRQEWLDYNCPEEAEGACEDYYPQSPEESTLSSSSYSSAAPTSSSAKFRDDVVTGEPPEHTRMTENAAIIAGVVGALVLVVALTLLAVYYINTHPTLAPPFYLMQRRSNNYWPAMKFRNQDCPSGYGEVELTGHEKEGFIEAEQCC; encoded by the exons ATGCAGCTCGGCGGGCTTCTCCTCGTCTGTCTCCTCCAGGCTCAGCTGGGGACCCGGTGGACTCGCGGAG AGAATAGAACCCCTCCAGAGAGGTCCGTCTTGACGAGGACCAGCCCCCAGCGGCTGAGAGGCGCCCGCAGCGCGCCGTCGCCGCCGCAGGGCGGGAGATTGGACATCACTTTCCTGCCTGACAACATGAGCCATATAGTG GAGGACTCGCAGCGCTACTACAGCTGGCAAAGTTTCGGCCCGGACGACGGGCGCACCCAAGACTTGTGGATAGACCTCGACTCGTTGCACACGAGCCAAGTCCGAATCCATGGCATCCTGTCCAACGCGCACCGGCAGGCGGCG AGGGTGGCACTTTCCTTTGACTTCCCATTTTATGGACACTACTTAAGACAAATCATCGTTGCGACTGGTG GTTTCATCTTCATGGGGGAGATTACCCACCGCATGCTGACTGCCACCCAGTACATCGCCCCCCTCATGGCCAACTTTGACCCCAGTTTCTCCATAAACTCCACCGTCAGGTATTCAGATAACG GTCATCTGTTTGTGGTCCAGTGGGACAAAGTGCGATTAAAGGACCGAGAGGCAGAGGGAGCTTTTACCTTCCAGGCGGCGCTGCACAGAAACGGAACCGTGGTGTTTAACTACAGAGAG GTGCCGGTGCCGGTTGAGAGGATTAACTCCACAGAGCATCCGGTAAAAGTGGGAATGTCCGACGCGTTCATGGCGAACCTCCCGTCAGCGCATATCGCAG ATGCAAAGCAGAGGACCATCTATGAGTATCACCGCGTTGAGATCAACACCACCACGATCGTCAGCGGATCGGCATTTGAGTTCACGCCGCTGCCCA CTTGTCTTCAACACACGTCCTGTGATCTCTGCTTGGGGTCCAACCTGACGAGTGGATGCGGGTGGTGCAATACGCTTCAAAG ATGCTCAGATGGAATCGACCGTCTTCGACAAGAGTGGCTGGATTACAACTGTCCCGAAGAG GCTGAAGGTGCGTGCGAGGACTACTACCCGCAGTCGCCTGAGGAATCGACACTCTCGTCCTCCTCATACTCATCAGCTGCTCCGACGTCATCTTCGGCCAAGTTCCGCGATGACGTGGTCACCGGGG AGCCTCCAGAGCACACAAGGATGACTGAGAATGCGGCCATCATCGCCGGTGTGGTTGGGGCTCTAGTGCTGGTGGTGGCGTTGACCTTGCTGGCTGTTTACTACATTAACACGCACCCCACGTTGGCACCGCCCTTCTACCTCATGCAG CGACGGAGCAACAACTACTGGCCCGCCATGAAGTTCCGCAACCAGGACTGCCCGTCGGGCTACGGCGAGGTGGAACTCACGGGTCACGAGAAAGAAGGTTTCATCGAGGCGGAACAATGCTGCTGA
- the LOC144037993 gene encoding LIM and SH3 domain protein 1-like isoform X2 has protein sequence MNPPCGRCTKPVYPTEKINCLDKYWHKGCFSCDVCKMTLSMSNYKGFNKRPYCSMHYPKTSFTTVADTPENLRLKHQTMLNSQALYKEEFEKNKGKGFSVVVDTPEMQRLKKTQEQISDIKYHEDFERSKIRSDAPPPENRQEPTSQELNNQADNQIPVPPSGVRKRYQAMYSYTAAEADEVSLKEGDFIDDVEFIDEGWLFGSNQRTGQRGMLPANYVRPV, from the exons ATGAATCCGCCGTGTGGGAGATGCACGAAACCGGTTTACCCCACGGAAAAAATCAACTGCCTCGATAAG tACTGGCACAAAGGCTGTTTCAGCTGCGATGTGTGCAAGATGACGCTGAGCATGAGCAACTACAAAGGTTTCAACAAGAGGCCTTACTGCAGCAT GCACTACCCCAAAACCTCCTTCACCACTGTGGCCGACACCCCCGAGAACCTGCGCCTCAAGCATCAGACCATGCTCAACAGCCAG GCCCTTTACAAGGAGGAATTTGAGAAGAACAAGGGCAAAGGTTTCAGCGTGGTGGTGGACACGCCGGAGATGCAGAGACTGAAGAAGACCCAAGAGCAAATCAGTGAC ATCAAGTACCACGAAGACTTCGAGCGAAGCAAAATACGCAGTGACGCGCCGCCCCCAGAAAACAGGCAAG AACCGACGAGTCAGGAGTTAAACAACCAAGCAGACAACCAGATTCCTGTGCCGCCATCTGGCGTTCGG AAGCGCTACCAAGCCATGTACAGCTACACGGCAGCGGAGGCGGATGAAGTCTCCCTGAAGGAGGGCGACTTCATCGACGACGTGGAATTCATCGACGAGGGCTGGCTGTTTGGCAGCAATCAGCGCACGGGCCAGCGGGGAATGCTGCCCGCCAACTACGTGCGGCCTGTGTGA
- the LOC144037993 gene encoding LIM and SH3 domain protein 1-like isoform X3: MNPPCGRCTKPVYPTEKINCLDKYWHKGCFSCDVCKMTLSMSNYKGFNKRPYCSMHYPKTSFTTVADTPENLRLKHQTMLNSQALYKEEFEKNKGKGFSVVVDTPEMQRLKKTQEQISDIKYHEDFERSKIRSDAPPPENRRTDESGVKQPSRQPDSCAAIWRSEALPSHVQLHGSGGG, translated from the exons ATGAATCCGCCGTGTGGGAGATGCACGAAACCGGTTTACCCCACGGAAAAAATCAACTGCCTCGATAAG tACTGGCACAAAGGCTGTTTCAGCTGCGATGTGTGCAAGATGACGCTGAGCATGAGCAACTACAAAGGTTTCAACAAGAGGCCTTACTGCAGCAT GCACTACCCCAAAACCTCCTTCACCACTGTGGCCGACACCCCCGAGAACCTGCGCCTCAAGCATCAGACCATGCTCAACAGCCAG GCCCTTTACAAGGAGGAATTTGAGAAGAACAAGGGCAAAGGTTTCAGCGTGGTGGTGGACACGCCGGAGATGCAGAGACTGAAGAAGACCCAAGAGCAAATCAGTGAC ATCAAGTACCACGAAGACTTCGAGCGAAGCAAAATACGCAGTGACGCGCCGCCCCCAGAAAACAG AAGAACCGACGAGTCAGGAGTTAAACAACCAAGCAGACAACCAGATTCCTGTGCCGCCATCTGGCGTTCGG AAGCGCTACCAAGCCATGTACAGCTACACGGCAGCGGAGGCGGATGA
- the tectb gene encoding beta-tectorin isoform X3 has product MVSCFPNTIIANVPECPYGWEMEQLSLGGVCATGVHTSGYYRFIIPDLTPKNHSYCGTQSEYIPGKDARYVFFNSVVSNDTLLTLRNQPVNYTFSCVYRATYLVNNAVFSQRVATVYVSNGTSGSFMSQLSMGVFTNAKFLYAKEAPYVIDTSELGSEVFIGVEAKGLSGRFRVVIENCWATPTPYSTDRRRWSLIINSCPSDDTVNIFENAKDSRSTFKFNSFRFRGQEKVSTVWLHCEVSVCDSERLVCQPIPCPARRLASKTEPRGGILTAEIYIKAHGSSSKGHIIGASLPLLPLILITASRYVYTTNQ; this is encoded by the exons ATGGTGTCGTGCTTCCCCAACACCATTATTGCCAACGTGCCCGAGTGTCCGTACGGCTGGGAGATGGAGCAGCTCTCCCTGGGTGGCGTGTGCGCTACAGGCGTGCATACCTCCGGTTACTACCGTTTCATCATCCCCGACCTGACGCCCAAGAACCACTCGTACTGCGGCACCCAGTCCGAG TACATACCCGGCAAAGACGCCCGCTACGTCTTCTTCAACTCGGTGGTATCAAACGACACGTTGCTGACCCTCAGGAACCAGCCGGTCAACTACACCTTCAGCTGTGTGTACCGTGCCACCTACCTGGTCAACAACGCCGTCTTCAGCCAGAG AGTGGCCACCGTCTACGTCAGCAACGGTACTTCGGGCTCTTTTATGTCACAGCTGTCCATGGGCGTGTTCACG AATGCTAAGTTCCTGTACGCCAAAGAGGCGCCGTACGTCATCGACACCTCCGAACTCGGCTCGGAGGTCTTCATTGGTGTGGAGGCCAAAGGGCTCAGCGGACGCTTCCGTGTGGTCATAGAAAACTGTTGGGCCACGCCAACGCCCTACTCCACAGACAGGAGGAGGTGGAGCCTCATTATCAACAG CTGCCCATCCGATGACACAGTGAACATTTTCGAGAACGCCAAAGATAGCCGCTCCACTTTCAAGTTCAACTCATTCCGCTTCCGCGGCCAGGAGAAGGTGTCCACCGTGTGGCTCCACTGCGAGGTATCCGTGTGCGACAGCGAACGGCTCGTCTGCCAGCCC ATTCCGTGTCCAGCCAGGAGACTGGCATCGAAAACGGAGCCACGTGGTGGCATCCTGACTGCTGAAATTTACATCAAAG CTCATGGATCCTCCAGTAAGGGACACATCATAG